One Candidatus Babeliales bacterium DNA window includes the following coding sequences:
- a CDS encoding sigma-54 dependent transcriptional regulator, translating to MIYEKPFILIIDDETAILKTLKEALEDEDFRVQTLAEPRQALELIGQLVPDLILLDISMPHVNGIDLLENIKKEYPQQKIIMISGYGNIQLALEAIRKGAYDFIEKPLNLDEVLPKIEFLKTSSTAWPQQQITPNKFYEQQGIVGKSYFFQEFIDQIQRVAPLKLPLLIYGHHGTGKSMMARYTHTLSSIAQLPFHIFNCGSDDNAKNFDEFLAQTGTLFVKNIDMLSLPLQKNLAAHLENKSMENQRLIASANSSLISRVQNGTFNSLLFFKLNVTPLEIPALNKRPYDIPLLIEHFVEENKKRHHKTIVFPTTTVRLLRNHPWTGNVRELEQFIEKVTLLAPEDHYVVTQDKLEMYLQEKDISFVEEQSFTFFNSLNEATSMFEKKFLLYLLRKNKYDLDQVSSKLSINTSQLRSKMLDLNIDLKSS from the coding sequence ATGATTTATGAAAAACCATTTATTTTAATTATCGACGACGAAACAGCAATTCTAAAAACACTCAAAGAAGCTTTAGAAGATGAAGACTTTCGCGTACAAACACTAGCAGAACCCCGTCAAGCTCTTGAGCTGATTGGCCAATTAGTGCCCGACCTCATTTTACTCGACATTTCTATGCCTCACGTCAACGGCATTGATTTGTTAGAAAATATTAAAAAAGAATACCCTCAACAAAAAATCATCATGATTTCTGGCTACGGCAATATACAACTCGCTCTTGAAGCAATACGCAAGGGCGCTTACGATTTTATAGAAAAGCCACTTAATTTGGACGAAGTTTTACCTAAAATTGAATTCTTAAAAACCAGTTCAACTGCATGGCCACAACAACAAATCACGCCAAATAAGTTTTATGAACAACAAGGCATTGTAGGGAAAAGCTATTTTTTTCAAGAATTTATTGATCAAATACAACGCGTAGCTCCTTTAAAACTTCCATTGCTCATTTATGGCCACCACGGCACTGGTAAAAGCATGATGGCACGCTACACACACACGCTCAGCAGCATTGCGCAACTCCCTTTTCATATATTTAACTGCGGTTCAGACGATAACGCTAAAAATTTTGATGAGTTTCTTGCACAAACCGGAACGCTCTTTGTTAAAAATATTGATATGCTTTCACTACCATTGCAAAAAAATCTAGCTGCTCATCTTGAAAATAAAAGTATGGAAAATCAGCGCCTTATTGCATCAGCAAACTCTTCTCTTATTTCGCGCGTACAAAACGGCACCTTCAACAGCCTCCTCTTTTTTAAACTCAATGTAACCCCACTCGAAATTCCCGCACTCAACAAGCGGCCCTACGATATTCCATTATTGATCGAACATTTTGTTGAAGAAAACAAAAAAAGACATCATAAAACAATCGTTTTTCCAACAACAACCGTACGCCTTTTGCGCAACCACCCGTGGACCGGAAACGTGCGCGAACTTGAGCAGTTTATTGAAAAGGTCACACTGCTCGCACCTGAAGACCATTATGTTGTTACCCAAGACAAGCTTGAAATGTATTTGCAAGAAAAAGACATATCATTTGTTGAAGAACAAAGTTTTACCTTTTTTAATTCTCTTAATGAAGCAACATCGATGTTTGAAAAAAAATTTCTGTTGTATCTTTTGAGAAAAAATAAATATGATCTTGATCAGGTTTCAAGCAAACTAAGTATCAATACTTCACAGCTGCGATCAAAGATGCTGGATCTTAACATTGATCTAAAAAGTTCTTGA